One stretch of Alcaligenes aquatilis DNA includes these proteins:
- the fabZ gene encoding 3-hydroxyacyl-ACP dehydratase FabZ, giving the protein MELDIRQIMDRLPHRYPMLLVDRVLELVPGKSIVAIKNVSMNEPFFTGHFPHMPVMPGVLIIEAMAQAAALFSFTDPEDPYAKVDNKLAYYLVGVDGARFRKPVMPGDQLRLEVTADRISRALCKYTGRALVDGQVVAEAKIMCAIRQLEE; this is encoded by the coding sequence ATGGAACTCGACATTCGACAAATTATGGATCGCCTCCCTCATCGTTACCCGATGCTGCTGGTTGATCGCGTCTTGGAACTGGTGCCCGGCAAGAGCATCGTCGCCATTAAAAACGTGTCGATGAATGAACCCTTTTTTACGGGTCACTTTCCGCACATGCCGGTTATGCCTGGGGTCTTGATCATTGAAGCCATGGCTCAGGCAGCGGCGCTGTTCTCTTTTACCGATCCTGAGGATCCGTACGCCAAAGTGGACAACAAGCTAGCCTATTACCTGGTTGGTGTGGATGGCGCGCGTTTTCGCAAACCCGTGATGCCAGGCGATCAGTTGCGTTTGGAAGTGACCGCGGATCGCATCAGCCGCGCCTTGTGCAAGTACACGGGCCGTGCCTTGGTTGATGGCCAAGTGGTTGCCGAAGCTAAAATTATGTGTGCGATCCGTCAATTGGAAGAATAG
- a CDS encoding OmpH family outer membrane protein — MKSNIALKLTNIARSLSRGNNALVLAAALGVGAMTAAPVVQAQTKIGFVSTERILRDSKPAKAAQTKIEAEFKRRDEELERMANNLRSQAQKFDKDAPVLSESDRVKRQRQLADLDSDLQRKRREFQEDFNRRRNEEFSAIVEQADAAIKRIADSQGYDLIIQDAVTVSPRVDITEEVLKALGG; from the coding sequence ATGAAGTCAAACATCGCATTAAAACTTACAAACATCGCCCGCAGCTTGTCGCGTGGCAATAACGCGCTCGTTCTGGCTGCCGCGCTGGGTGTCGGCGCCATGACCGCTGCTCCTGTTGTTCAGGCCCAGACCAAAATTGGTTTTGTCAGCACAGAGCGCATTTTGCGTGATTCCAAGCCCGCCAAAGCGGCCCAAACCAAAATCGAAGCAGAATTCAAGCGTCGTGACGAAGAGCTGGAGCGCATGGCCAACAACCTGCGTTCGCAAGCTCAGAAGTTCGACAAGGATGCTCCTGTCTTGTCCGAGTCCGATCGTGTGAAGCGTCAGCGTCAACTGGCTGACCTGGATTCCGATTTGCAGCGCAAGCGCCGCGAATTCCAGGAAGACTTCAATCGTCGCCGCAACGAAGAGTTCTCGGCCATCGTTGAGCAGGCTGATGCCGCTATCAAGCGTATTGCTGACTCGCAAGGCTACGACCTGATCATTCAGGACGCGGTCACCGTTAGCCCACGTGTGGACATCACCGAGGAAGTTCTGAAAGCACTGGGCGGTTGA
- the rseP gene encoding RIP metalloprotease RseP has translation MLFTVLAFLVALGVLVTFHELGHYWVARRCGVRVERFSIGFGKVLYRRFDKNGTEWAVSALPLGGYVAMQNDPPAHATQAQIDESFNHKPLRQRAAIVLAGPMANLILAVVIYAFVGLLGAQEPVAQIGPVPEGTPAAQAGFQAGDRLVSVDGKPVDSWLQARWAFMDALSSGGELEVGVKDLLGREENRYLTLPAGEILPDGQDLMAKAGLMLRPARSVVQEVFKDTAAEQAGLKKDDLILRLDDLIEPGMTAFVQKVQQSAGKTLELEVLREGEIQRLLLTPQSDAKAQGRIGAQVAMDMPMTLVRYGPIESVERGFTRTGQTFWFSLKMIGRMITGDVSVRNVSGPVTIADYAGQTARIGFIAYLNFLALISISIGLLNLLPVPMLDGGHLLYYAIEAVRGKPASERMMLVGQRLGLALLAVLMSIAFFNDITRLFS, from the coding sequence ATGCTCTTCACGGTTCTGGCTTTCTTGGTAGCCTTGGGCGTGCTGGTGACTTTTCACGAGCTTGGCCACTACTGGGTGGCTCGTCGTTGCGGCGTGCGTGTAGAGCGTTTTTCTATCGGGTTTGGCAAGGTGCTGTACCGTCGTTTCGACAAGAACGGCACCGAATGGGCTGTCTCTGCTCTTCCTTTGGGCGGCTACGTCGCCATGCAAAATGATCCGCCTGCTCATGCAACGCAGGCACAGATCGACGAGTCCTTCAACCACAAGCCCCTGCGACAGCGTGCCGCGATTGTGCTGGCTGGTCCAATGGCCAACCTGATTCTGGCGGTGGTGATTTATGCCTTTGTAGGGTTGTTAGGAGCCCAGGAGCCCGTCGCGCAAATCGGTCCCGTCCCAGAAGGCACGCCAGCGGCTCAGGCCGGTTTCCAGGCTGGGGATCGTCTGGTCTCGGTGGATGGCAAACCTGTGGATTCCTGGTTGCAGGCGCGCTGGGCCTTTATGGATGCCTTGTCCTCGGGCGGCGAGCTCGAAGTGGGAGTCAAGGACCTGCTGGGACGAGAAGAAAATCGTTACCTGACATTACCGGCTGGCGAGATTTTGCCGGACGGGCAGGACCTGATGGCCAAGGCTGGGCTGATGTTACGCCCGGCACGATCAGTCGTTCAAGAAGTGTTTAAAGATACGGCAGCCGAACAAGCAGGTCTGAAAAAAGACGACCTTATTCTCCGGCTGGATGATTTGATCGAGCCTGGAATGACGGCGTTCGTTCAAAAGGTGCAACAATCTGCGGGTAAGACACTTGAGCTTGAGGTGCTGCGCGAGGGTGAAATTCAACGCCTGCTGCTTACTCCCCAGAGCGATGCCAAGGCACAAGGGCGTATTGGTGCCCAAGTGGCTATGGATATGCCCATGACCTTGGTGCGGTATGGGCCCATCGAGAGCGTGGAGCGCGGATTTACCCGTACCGGGCAGACTTTTTGGTTCTCTTTGAAGATGATCGGGCGCATGATTACGGGCGATGTCTCTGTACGTAATGTCAGCGGGCCGGTTACTATTGCGGATTATGCAGGTCAGACAGCGCGTATTGGCTTTATTGCCTACCTGAATTTCTTGGCCTTGATCAGTATTAGCATTGGTTTACTGAATTTATTGCCCGTACCTATGCTAGACGGTGGGCATCTACTGTACTATGCCATCGAAGCCGTGCGCGGCAAGCCCGCTTCGGAGCGTATGATGCTTGTCGGTCAACGGCTGGGTTTGGCCTTGTTGGCCGTGCTGATGAGTATTGCTTTTTTTAATGACATCACCCGTCTTTTCAGTTGA
- the bamA gene encoding outer membrane protein assembly factor BamA — MSFSRKPTFALRVLPVLVASLLAPALANAFAPFVVRDIQVNGIQRVDPGAVFSSLPVKVGESFSEEQAADAIQRLYATGFFSDVQIDTSTNVLIVNVKERPTIASVSFNGMREFDAKNIINSLAQVGFGEGRVFDRSMLERAEFELKQQYLSKGKYGVEITPIITPLPRNRVGVSFDIFEGGLAKIKEIRIVGTEAVSQGDLLDQMELTTSGMMTWYTGTDKYSREKLEGDMERIRSYYLNRGFLEYSAEAPQVSISPDRKDIYITLTIHEGQPYTLSSVKLAGDLLGLEDKIEPMVQQKEGEVFSSDKTSATVKSITEYLGGLGYAFANANPNPVLDRENHTADLTFYVDPGRRVYVRRIEVGGNVRTRDEVVRREMRQQEAAWYDSDAIKFSRDRIDRLGYFNEVDVNTKPVPGSPDQVDVNVDVKEKPTGLVNLGIGYGSTDKLMLSAGISQDNIFGSGNSLSLQVNTSKVNRAAVISHTNPFWTGDGISKTTSIYYRRTTPYQSNDGWGDYQNTAIGAGLNFGVPISEYDRVFMGVNFEHNKLSRLSPQYTPRAYQDYVNEYGEGTNTFIFNLGWSKDTRDSAIAPNKGSLTSLSADMGTMDLRYYMLRASHQHYIPLGRAYTLALNGAIDYGRSIGGKSFPVIKNVYAGGIGSVRGYEGASLGGRDILTGDYLGGSRRMIANAQLYLPFPGASRDRTLRWFVFADAGKVDNTSGGCPMGRPDRLSEDPCGWKYAAGLGLSWESPLGPLQLSYGRALRAKEGDDKQAFQFQIGTAF, encoded by the coding sequence ATGTCGTTTAGCCGGAAACCTACTTTTGCGTTGCGTGTTCTGCCCGTATTGGTGGCAAGTCTGCTTGCCCCCGCCCTGGCGAATGCATTTGCACCGTTTGTCGTGCGCGATATTCAAGTCAATGGCATCCAGCGGGTCGATCCCGGTGCCGTGTTCTCGTCTTTGCCTGTCAAGGTCGGTGAGTCCTTCTCGGAAGAGCAGGCGGCAGACGCGATTCAGCGCTTGTACGCCACCGGTTTTTTCAGTGACGTGCAAATTGACACCAGCACCAATGTGCTGATCGTTAACGTTAAGGAGCGTCCAACCATCGCCTCCGTGTCTTTTAATGGCATGCGCGAGTTCGACGCCAAGAATATTATCAACTCCCTGGCCCAGGTAGGCTTTGGAGAAGGCCGGGTTTTTGACCGTTCCATGTTGGAACGTGCTGAATTCGAGCTGAAACAACAGTACTTGTCCAAGGGCAAGTATGGTGTGGAAATCACGCCTATCATCACGCCTTTGCCACGTAACCGCGTCGGTGTCAGCTTTGACATCTTTGAGGGTGGCTTGGCCAAGATCAAGGAAATCCGCATCGTCGGTACGGAAGCCGTCTCGCAAGGTGACTTGCTCGATCAGATGGAGCTGACGACCTCGGGCATGATGACCTGGTACACCGGCACTGATAAATACTCCCGCGAAAAACTGGAAGGGGATATGGAGCGTATCCGCTCCTACTACCTGAATCGTGGTTTCCTGGAGTACTCGGCCGAAGCGCCTCAGGTATCGATTTCGCCCGATCGCAAAGACATTTACATTACCCTGACCATTCACGAGGGCCAGCCCTACACCTTGAGTAGCGTGAAATTGGCCGGTGATCTGCTGGGTCTGGAAGACAAGATCGAGCCGATGGTGCAGCAAAAAGAAGGCGAAGTGTTTTCCTCGGACAAGACCAGCGCTACCGTAAAATCGATCACCGAGTATCTGGGTGGCTTGGGTTATGCCTTTGCGAATGCCAACCCGAACCCGGTGCTGGATCGCGAAAATCACACGGCTGACTTGACCTTCTACGTCGATCCCGGTCGTCGCGTGTATGTGCGCCGTATTGAGGTGGGTGGAAACGTCCGTACCCGTGATGAAGTGGTGCGTCGTGAAATGCGTCAGCAGGAAGCGGCCTGGTATGACTCGGACGCCATCAAGTTCTCGCGTGACCGTATCGACCGTCTGGGCTACTTCAATGAAGTAGATGTGAATACCAAGCCTGTACCGGGTTCGCCTGACCAGGTCGACGTGAACGTGGACGTGAAAGAAAAGCCCACCGGCTTGGTTAACCTCGGTATTGGTTACGGTTCGACTGACAAGCTGATGCTGTCAGCCGGTATCAGTCAGGACAACATCTTCGGTAGTGGTAACAGCCTGTCCTTGCAGGTCAATACCAGTAAAGTGAACCGTGCGGCGGTGATCAGCCATACCAATCCTTTCTGGACAGGTGACGGCATCAGCAAGACCACCTCGATTTACTACCGTCGTACCACGCCTTACCAGTCCAATGATGGTTGGGGTGATTACCAGAACACCGCAATCGGTGCCGGTTTGAACTTCGGTGTGCCTATTTCCGAGTACGACCGTGTATTCATGGGCGTGAACTTCGAGCACAACAAGCTCTCGCGCCTGAGCCCGCAGTACACACCCCGTGCCTATCAGGATTACGTAAACGAGTACGGTGAAGGCACCAACACCTTTATTTTCAACCTGGGTTGGTCCAAAGATACTCGCGACAGCGCGATTGCTCCCAACAAGGGCAGCTTGACCAGTCTGTCGGCTGATATGGGTACGATGGATTTGCGCTATTACATGCTGCGTGCCAGCCATCAGCACTATATTCCTTTGGGGCGTGCTTACACGCTGGCTCTGAACGGGGCGATTGACTACGGTCGCAGCATCGGTGGCAAGAGTTTCCCGGTGATCAAGAACGTATACGCCGGTGGTATCGGGTCGGTACGTGGCTACGAAGGTGCATCCTTGGGCGGACGCGATATCTTGACGGGCGACTACCTGGGTGGTTCGCGTCGAATGATTGCCAACGCTCAACTGTATCTGCCATTCCCCGGTGCCTCACGTGACCGTACGTTGCGTTGGTTCGTCTTTGCCGATGCCGGTAAAGTTGACAACACCAGCGGTGGTTGCCCAATGGGTCGTCCTGACCGTTTGTCGGAGGATCCATGCGGTTGGAAGTACGCTGCAGGTCTGGGCTTGTCGTGGGAGTCCCCACTCGGTCCGTTGCAGTTGTCCTATGGTCGCGCCTTGCGCGCCAAGGAAGGCGACGATAAACAAGCCTTCCAGTTCCAGATTGGTACCGCTTTCTGA
- the lpxD gene encoding UDP-3-O-(3-hydroxymyristoyl)glucosamine N-acyltransferase — protein MPVLLNVDQAVQLSELIDAINKTGLDCKLPEGIKEPMPRIRGLGSLLSAGPEEISFLSNPKMQDLLEQTRAAVVILTPQVYEDLGFTPSFIPVLCSEPYLMYALLAQRFDQVRMADLPQGIHPSAVIDPSAQLGEGVSVGPFCVVEAGVKIGRGTRLGAHCVIGAGSTLGPDCLLHARVTLYHQVHIGARAILHSGVVLGADGFGFAPDPVKGKGAWAKIAQIGHVRIGDDVEIGANTTVDRGALDDTVLANGVKLDNQIMIGHNVQVGEHTAMAACVGVAGSTQIGARCTIAGAAMLSGHLVLGDDVHVSGGTAVTSNISQPGRYTGVYPFAGHQDWQKNAAVLGQLSGLRRRLRSLERQQADGANESSEHINKQK, from the coding sequence ATGCCGGTATTGCTGAACGTTGATCAGGCTGTACAGCTGTCTGAACTCATAGACGCCATCAACAAGACCGGACTGGATTGCAAGCTGCCAGAAGGCATTAAAGAGCCTATGCCCCGGATTCGGGGCCTAGGCTCTTTACTTTCTGCGGGTCCGGAAGAAATCAGCTTTCTGTCCAATCCCAAGATGCAGGATCTGCTGGAGCAGACCCGTGCTGCGGTGGTGATTTTGACGCCACAGGTCTACGAGGATCTGGGCTTTACACCGTCCTTTATTCCGGTTTTGTGCTCAGAGCCTTATCTAATGTATGCGCTGCTGGCTCAGCGTTTTGATCAGGTGCGCATGGCGGATTTGCCCCAGGGCATCCATCCCAGTGCGGTGATTGACCCTAGTGCTCAATTGGGCGAGGGCGTGTCGGTCGGGCCCTTTTGCGTGGTGGAGGCCGGCGTCAAGATCGGACGTGGCACCCGTTTGGGTGCGCATTGCGTGATTGGCGCAGGCTCTACCTTGGGGCCAGACTGTTTACTGCATGCGCGTGTCACTCTTTACCACCAGGTGCATATTGGGGCTCGCGCCATTTTGCATTCGGGCGTAGTGCTGGGCGCGGACGGTTTTGGTTTTGCGCCGGATCCAGTGAAAGGCAAGGGTGCCTGGGCCAAGATTGCACAGATCGGCCACGTGCGTATTGGCGACGATGTTGAAATCGGCGCCAATACGACGGTGGACCGTGGTGCACTGGATGACACCGTGTTGGCCAACGGCGTCAAGCTGGACAACCAGATTATGATCGGGCACAACGTGCAGGTCGGCGAGCACACGGCCATGGCGGCGTGTGTGGGGGTGGCCGGCTCTACCCAGATTGGGGCGCGTTGTACGATCGCCGGGGCAGCGATGCTCTCGGGTCACCTGGTCTTGGGTGACGATGTACACGTCTCTGGCGGTACGGCTGTCACCTCCAATATCAGTCAGCCTGGACGTTATACCGGGGTTTATCCCTTTGCTGGGCATCAGGACTGGCAGAAAAACGCTGCCGTGCTGGGGCAATTGAGCGGTTTGCGCCGTCGCCTGCGCTCTTTGGAGCGTCAGCAGGCTGATGGGGCAAATGAATCATCTGAACATATCAATAAACAAAAATAA